Proteins encoded in a region of the Zea mays cultivar B73 chromosome 4, Zm-B73-REFERENCE-NAM-5.0, whole genome shotgun sequence genome:
- the LOC100278239 gene encoding uncharacterized protein LOC100278239 → MALKAAVSVTPLLPSPPLRRLLLSPSPSSAAARRIARVSAAMATTEVHPAVVVGGGRVGQALVSMGPPGGDVLVGRGEKVPDDAPGPILVCTRNDDLDAVLEATPKSRWRDLVFFQNGMLDPWFKIKGLVGANQVLAYFAVSKVGEPPVDGITDTNPEGLTAAFGSWAPAVAARLQNGGLTCKVLEKEAFQKQMLEKLIWISAFMLVGARHPGATVGVVEKNYRSEVASLIAELASAAAAEEQLTFAEGMEDRLCAYSRAVAHFPTAVKEFKWRNGWFYSLTEKALAAGKPDPCPLHTAWLKEIRVI, encoded by the exons ATGGCCctcaaagccgccgtctccgtcaccccgtTGCTGCCGTCGCCTCCCCTCCGCCGTCTCCTGCTCTCCCCCTCTCCTAGCTCCGCGGCGGCTCGTAGGATCGCGAGGGTTTCCGCGGCGATGGCGACGACAGAGGTGCACCCAGCCGTGGTGGTGGGCGGCGGCCGCGTAGGCCAGGCGCTCGTGTCCATGGGCCCGCCGGGAGGTGACGTCCTCGTGGGCCGCGGAGAGAAGGTACCCGACGATGCGCCTGGACCGATACTGGTGTGCACGCGCAACGACGACCTCGACGCCGTGCTCGAGGCCACCCCCAAGTCGCGCTGGCGCG ATTTGGTGTTCTTCCAGAATGGAATGCTGGATCCATGGTTTAAGATCAAGGGCCTAGTGGGTGCAAACCAGGTGTTGGCCTACTTCGCTGTATCAAAGGTTGGAGAGCCACCAGTCGATGGGATTACTGATACCAACCCAGAGGGGTTGACTGCTGCATTTGGCAGCTGGGCTCCTGCAGTGGCTGCCCGCCTGCAAAATGGTGGACTTACCTGCAAG GTGCTTGAAAAGGAAGCCTTTCAGAAGCAGATGCTAGAGAAGTTGATATGGATTTCAGCTTTCATGCTTGTTGGTGCTCGGCATCCAGGGGCTACTGTTGGTGTGGTGGAAAAGAATTACCGATCTGAG GTTGCGAGCCTGATAGCTGAATTAGCATCGGCTGCGGCTGCAGAGGAGCAGCTCACATTCGCCGAAGGCATGGAGGATCGGCTCTGTGCTTACTCCAGGGCTGTGGCACACTTCCCTACAGCTGTGAAAGAG TTCAAGTGGAGGAATGGCTGGTTTTACTCCCTCACCGAGAAGGCGCTTGCAGCAGGAAAGCCAGATCCTTGCCCACTACACACAGCTTGGCTCAAGGAGATTAGGGTCATATAA